In a genomic window of Anoxybacter fermentans:
- a CDS encoding ArsR/SmtB family transcription factor, translating into MDQLKSFLNTRRIEILEILSQREATVKQLADLFGKSPANIHHHVKNLENSGLITIVRTEEKSGIIEKYYRAIAEKFVVDESIGQPDKSNASEKELCEIILNSSKEDLQEGIEFISELQDDEIHKRVIKTGIQKGQISNQKLSEFLGELYSLINRYFKPVTKTIKEDEIYTFNFQIYPAPPPVESNSKSINPKGGMGNDKEK; encoded by the coding sequence ATGGACCAGTTAAAATCTTTCTTAAACACCCGAAGAATTGAAATTCTTGAGATACTATCCCAAAGAGAAGCAACAGTCAAACAACTGGCAGATCTTTTTGGCAAATCTCCAGCCAATATCCACCACCACGTAAAAAACTTAGAGAACAGCGGACTTATTACTATTGTCCGGACTGAAGAAAAATCAGGGATTATAGAAAAATACTACCGGGCCATTGCAGAAAAGTTTGTTGTAGATGAATCCATCGGCCAGCCTGATAAAAGTAATGCCAGTGAAAAAGAATTATGCGAGATCATTCTAAACTCCAGCAAAGAAGATTTGCAGGAAGGAATCGAATTCATTTCTGAACTTCAAGATGATGAGATTCACAAGCGGGTAATTAAAACAGGTATCCAGAAAGGTCAGATTTCTAACCAGAAATTATCTGAGTTTTTGGGAGAATTATATAGTTTAATCAACAGGTATTTTAAGCCAGTAACCAAAACAATAAAGGAAGATGAGATCTACACTTTTAACTTCCAGATATATCCCGCACCTCCGCCTGTTGAGAGTAATTCAAAATCAATAAATCCTAAAGGAGGGATGGGTAATGATAAAGAAAAATAA
- a CDS encoding cell division protein FtsA, protein MNGEKLIFALDIGTRTVVGLVMEPTPQGLEIIASEVIEHENRAMLDGQIHNVIEVARVVQEIKAKLEEKIGQPLEKVAVAAAGRALKTAKQTHYIEFSSKREITAEDVNTLELAAVQKAQKSLAHDETHDPTDYHFVGYSVIAYRLDDIHIGNLVGQKGKKIEVDLIATFLPRIVVDSLISVIQHANLTIQHMTLEPIAASNVIIPKEMHNFNLALVDIGAGTSDIAITRGGAIIAYAMVPVAGDEITEALAEHYLLDYATSEKLKRSLTSEKTIQVKDILGTTLNIEAREALMVLKKPVEELANLIGDEILSLNQKPPQAVLCIGGGSLTPLLIKALAEKLNLPPNRVGIKKANDIKGVIGEISDLESTQAITPIGIAVTCKENINKTTFIDVKLNGQRINIFSLGTPTVSDALLASNTPIQRLYGRPGMALTFKVNGELKTIKGSLGEPGKLLVNAEPANFDTQIKDGDEITYEPGKDGKPGFGLIKDVVEFTTPKNIILNGTPTQVKTQVFMNGKLVEPDTPIEDRAEIYYTTPETYRETLIQLLEVPASELISREIHFSLNNRQMKINLGKYEILINGQEVDLDQPISDGDEIEVREIKSKKITIKDIMERTKVDMEIKITFNGRELSIPTNHWEILKNGEKVTIDTQIEDGDEIICRPKPISFNRILSYINYQVPKSLSGRLVMTINGKEANFTDEVKNGDVLELKIV, encoded by the coding sequence TTGAATGGTGAAAAATTGATTTTTGCTCTCGATATAGGTACCAGAACCGTTGTCGGCCTTGTTATGGAACCTACCCCTCAAGGTTTAGAGATTATTGCTTCAGAAGTAATTGAACATGAAAATAGGGCCATGTTGGATGGGCAGATTCATAATGTAATAGAAGTTGCACGGGTAGTACAGGAGATTAAAGCAAAACTAGAAGAAAAGATTGGACAACCATTAGAAAAAGTAGCAGTCGCTGCAGCTGGTCGTGCTTTAAAAACTGCAAAACAGACCCATTATATAGAGTTTTCTTCCAAACGGGAAATAACTGCTGAAGATGTTAATACCTTAGAACTTGCAGCTGTTCAAAAGGCTCAAAAGTCTCTTGCTCATGACGAAACCCATGACCCTACCGACTATCACTTTGTTGGATATAGTGTAATCGCTTATCGTCTGGATGATATACATATTGGAAACCTTGTAGGCCAGAAGGGTAAAAAGATTGAAGTAGATTTAATTGCAACCTTTTTACCCAGAATTGTAGTTGATTCTTTAATTTCTGTAATTCAACATGCCAATTTAACTATCCAGCACATGACCTTAGAGCCAATAGCAGCTTCCAATGTGATAATTCCAAAAGAGATGCACAACTTTAACCTGGCTTTAGTAGATATCGGAGCAGGTACTTCCGATATTGCCATAACCCGGGGCGGTGCCATTATCGCTTATGCCATGGTTCCTGTCGCAGGGGATGAAATAACCGAAGCCCTTGCCGAACACTATCTCTTGGATTATGCCACCAGTGAAAAACTGAAGCGTTCTCTTACCAGTGAAAAAACAATCCAGGTTAAAGATATTTTGGGCACAACTCTGAATATTGAAGCCCGGGAGGCTTTAATGGTACTTAAAAAACCTGTGGAGGAATTAGCCAATCTGATTGGAGATGAAATTCTATCTTTAAATCAAAAACCTCCTCAAGCTGTCCTCTGCATTGGTGGTGGCAGTCTCACTCCGCTTTTAATTAAAGCCCTTGCTGAAAAATTAAATCTTCCACCCAATCGGGTAGGTATTAAAAAGGCAAATGATATTAAAGGAGTTATTGGTGAAATTTCAGATTTAGAAAGCACCCAGGCCATAACTCCTATCGGAATAGCTGTAACCTGTAAGGAAAATATCAATAAAACTACCTTTATTGATGTTAAACTCAATGGCCAGCGAATCAATATCTTTTCTTTGGGCACTCCTACAGTCTCCGATGCCCTTCTGGCTTCCAATACTCCGATACAGCGGCTTTATGGCCGTCCGGGTATGGCTTTGACCTTCAAGGTTAATGGCGAACTTAAAACCATCAAGGGTTCCTTGGGAGAACCAGGTAAACTTCTGGTTAATGCTGAACCAGCCAACTTTGATACACAAATCAAAGACGGTGATGAGATCACATATGAACCCGGTAAAGATGGAAAACCGGGATTTGGGTTAATTAAAGATGTAGTTGAATTCACCACTCCCAAAAACATCATTTTAAACGGTACTCCTACCCAGGTTAAAACTCAGGTATTTATGAACGGTAAATTGGTTGAACCTGATACACCTATTGAAGATCGGGCAGAAATTTACTATACCACTCCTGAAACATATCGGGAGACTTTAATCCAGTTGTTGGAAGTACCAGCAAGTGAGCTCATTTCCCGGGAAATACATTTTTCCTTGAATAACCGGCAGATGAAAATCAATTTAGGAAAATATGAGATACTTATAAATGGCCAAGAGGTAGATTTAGATCAACCTATCTCTGATGGTGATGAAATTGAGGTTCGGGAGATAAAGAGTAAAAAAATTACCATTAAAGACATCATGGAGAGAACCAAAGTTGATATGGAGATTAAAATAACTTTTAATGGCCGGGAATTATCCATCCCCACCAATCATTGGGAAATTCTAAAAAATGGTGAGAAAGTAACTATTGATACCCAGATAGAGGATGGCGATGAGATTATCTGCCGTCCAAAGCCCATCTCTTTTAACCGGATATTGAGCTATATCAATTACCAGGTTCCTAAATCCCTATCTGGACGTCTGGTGATGACCATTAATGGTAAAGAGGCCAACTTTACTGATGAAGTAAAGAACGGAGATGTGTTGGAATTGAAGATTGTGTGA